The sequence below is a genomic window from Ciceribacter thiooxidans.
CGGCGCCGCGACCGGCGATCATCGAGACCAGAGGTCCCGGCCCTTCCTTGGTCGAGCCGGCGGCGAGGACGAGGATTGCGATGTCTCGGTCCTCCTCGATGACGGCATTGATCTGCGCAGCGGGGCTTCCCTCGCGAATGACGATTTCCGGCTCCGTTCCGATGGTTTCCCGTACGGCCTGAGCGGCCTTGGCTGTCGTCGCCTCGGCCTCTTCGCGCGCCTCCGCCCGCATGATTTCCTCGACGCCGAGCCATTGCTGGAAATCGCCTTCGGGAATGATGTAGAGCAGAACGAGACCGCCGTTCGAATTCTTCGCACGACGGCCAGCATAACGGAGCGCCCGATAGCACTCAGGCGTATTGTCGATGACGGCCAGAAATTTTCGCCGGTGCCCCTCAAGACCTGACAGGCGCTTCGAAACCATGTCCATCCCCGCTACCGGACTGTGTTGATCCGTCCGCGGACAGGTTCCGGCCGACCTGCCCGGCTGTTCGAGACCTTACTGCACGAAACCGATAATGTCGCGGACTTCCTTCATCGTCTTTTCAGCCCGTGCGCCCGCGCGTGCACCGCCGTCGCGCAGGACGCTGTCGATGTAGGCGGGATCATCCATAAGGCGGCGCATTTCCCCGTTGACCGGAGCGAGAACTTCGACGGCAAGATCGACGAGGGCCGGCTTGAAGACCGAGAACTGCTGGCCGCCGAAATCCTTCAGGACGTCCGCCTTCGAGCGGTCGGAAAGCGCTGCGAAGATACCGACCAGATTGTCGGCTTCCGGCCGACCCTTCAGCCCCTCGACTTCGCTCGGCAGCGCGTCGGGATCCGTCTTGGCCTTGCGGATCTTCTTGGAAATGGTCTCGGCGTCGTCCAGCAGGTTGATGCGCGAGAGGTCGGAAGGATCCGACTTCGACATCTTCTTGGTGCCGTCCTTGAGGCTCATGACGCGCGGCGCCGGACCCTCGATCATCGGCTCCACCATCGGGAAATAGGCATGGACCGGCTCGTCGCCCACCAGGATGTCAGTCCCGAGGCCGGCCGCACGAATCTTCTGCATGAAGTCCATGTTGAACTTCATGGCGATGTCGCGGGTCAGCTCGAGATGCTGCTTCTGATCGTCGCCGACGGGAACATGGGTCGCGCGATAGACGAGGATGTCGGCGGCCATCAGGCTCGGATAGGCGAGCAGTCCGAGGGAAGCGTTTTCACGGTCCTTCCCTGCCTTGTCCTTGAACTGCGTCATCCTGTTCATCCAGCCGATGCGCGCGACGCAGTTGAATATCCAGGCGAGTTCGGCGTGCTGGGGAACCTGCGACTGGTTGAAGACGATGTGCTGCTTGGGATCGATGCCGGCGGCGATGAAGGCCGCGGTAATCGAGCGGATCTGGCCCGGCAGGTCGTCATGGACGAGCTGGGCGGTGATCGCATGCAGGTCAACGACGCAGTAGATGCAGTCATGGCTTTCCTGAAGCGCGACGAACTTGCGGATCGCGCCCAGGTAGTTGCCGAGATGAAGATTGCCGGTCGGCTGAACACCGGAGAAAACCAGCTGCTTGAATTCGCCCATAATCGTCCTCACAGGCTTGTGGAGGGCCCGGCCTCGCTATTGAAACTCGCTCGCGCTTATGCACGCGGCCCGAGAGACAATCAAGGGGCCGGCTCGATCAGGTCCCAGCGATTTCCGTAGAGGTCCGCGAAGACGGCAACTGTCCCATAGACCTCGCGTCGAGGCTCTTCGAGGAACTGGACGCCATTCGCAAGAAAGGTCGCGCGGTCGCGTGCGAAGTCGTCGGTTTCCAGGAAGAACCCGACCCGGCCGCCTGTCTGGTTTCCAATCGCCTGCGTCTGTGCTTCGCCGTCGGCCCGGGCGAGCAGCAGGGCGGCACCGGCCGCTCCTTTCGGCGCGACAACGAGCCAGCGCTTGTCCCCCTCCAAACTGCTGTCGGCAAGGCACTCGAAGCCGAGGACATCACAGTAGAAGGCTTTGGCGCGGTCGTAATCATCGACCACCAGTGCGACAGTAGCGAGGCGACGCCGGGGCGCTGAGCGGGTCATTGCTCGCCATCCGAAGATAGGCTTTCGGGCGATTCGGCGGAACTACGGGCGCCGCGCTGAAGATTGCGCCGTATCATGCCGAGATCGGCCCCGCCGATGGCGAAGGCGAGGCCGAAATAGACGACCATAGCAACTGCAATCAGCGCTCCGAGCGCCGCAACCTGAGTCAGAAGCGGCGTCTCGGGCTGTAGCCAGCCGCTCCAGCGATCGGAGAGATAAACGAGCACGCCGGCCATTGCCGCCGAGGCGACGATGAGCCGCGCCGCGCGTTTCGCGAGCGCCCATTCCCAGACGAGATCGCCGCGGCGAAGAAGCGTCGTAAACAGGAGGCACGTGTTGACCCAGCCGGCGGCGGCTTCGGCCGTGGCGATCCCCCGCTCGGCGATGAAGGGGAAGAGAGAGATGGCAAGCGCGGAATTGATGACGACCGAAACGCCGGTAAACCGCATGGGCGTCCGGGTATCCTCCCGCGCGTAGAAACCCGGCTGTAGTGCCTTGATCAGGACGAAACCCGGAAGCCCGAGGCCGTAGATCGCGAGAATCGAAGCGACGAGTGCTGTATTCTGTTCGGTGAAGGCACCACGCTCATAGAGCACCCGGATGATCTCGTCGGAGAGAACCCAGAGCGCGGCGGCCGCGGGAAGGGTGAGGAACAGCACGAATTCGATCGACCGGTTCTGGATATAGGTCGCCTCCTTCGCGTGGCCGGCCTTCAGTGCCCTGGCGAGCTCGGGAAGCAGGACGACGCCGACCGCCACGCCGACCACGCCGAGCGGAAGCTGGTAGATGCGGTCGGCATACTGGAGGGCGGCGATGGCGCCTTCCTTTCCAGAGGCGATCGCTTGGCCGATGATCTGGTTGATCTGGGTGATGCCGCCCGTCACCGCCGCCGGAATGGCGAGCACCAGAAGCCGCTTCACGTTGGGGGTAAATCGCGGAAACCTCAACCCGATGGAAATCCCGGCATGGCGCACGCCGCCGTAGACGACTGCCAACTGCAGGACACCAGCGGCGAGCACCGACCAGGAGAGATACCATGCGGTCAGAGCAGGCTCCGCGCCCGTATAGAGGGCATAGAACAGCGCGCCGATCATCACGACGTTGAGGAAGATCGGAGCAACCGCCGCCGCGAAGAAGTGATGGAGAGAATTCAACATGCCGCTCATCATCGCCGTCAGCGACATCGACATGAGATAGGGAAACATCACCGCCGCGAGCCTGACGGTGATCGACAGCTTCTCCGGATCGTCGGCAAACCCCGGCGCGATGATCCACGAGACGAGAAGCGGCATGGCCAGCTCCATCCCGATCGTGAGCAACATCAGGACGGTGAACAGGACACCGAAGACTTCCTCGGAGAAGCGCTTGGCGCCCTCGACGCCATGCGCCTCAATCTCCTTGGCGAAGAGCGGTACGAAGGCTGCGTTGAAGGCCCCTTCGGCGAAAAGCCTGCGGAAGAGGTTCGGAAAGCGGAAAGCGGCATAGAAGACGTCGGCCATCGGCCCGGTGCCGAGCGCCGCCGCCATCAGTGTCTCGCGTGCGAAGCCAAAGGTACGGCTGCCCAGCGTCGCGCCGCCGACGGTGGCAAACTTCTTGACGAGCCCCATACTCAGGCCCTGACCTTCTTCTGTGCGACCGTGCCTTTCTGCGGTTGCGGCGCGATGATGCCGGACGGCATGTTGTCGCGGAACTCGTCCGCTTGGCCGGCCATCACCGTCTTCAGACGCGCAACGATGCTCGCCTGCCGGTTCTCGTTGGTGACCTTCTGGCCGATGAGGTCGGTGACGTAAAAGGTATCGATCACCTTTTCCCCAAAGGTGGTGATACGCGCCGACTGGATATCGAGCGAGAGATCGGAGAGTACCGCCGTCACGTCGGCGAGCAGACCGATGCGATCGAGGCATTCGACCTCGATAACGGTGAATTTGTTCGACAGGGTATTCGAGATCGTCACATGCGGCTGAACGGGGAAGGTCTTGTTGCCCTTCTTGCCCTTGCTGCGGGTGGCTATGACCTCCGGCAGCCGTTTGCGTCCGGAGAGAACGTCCTCGATCATCTTGCCGATCGTCGCCGCCCGCCGCATTTCGTCCTCGTCGATCGGGAATTCACGGTTAACCAGGATGGTGTCCAGAGCGCGGCCGTCGGAAGTCGTATAGATCTGCGCATCGGCGATATTCGCCCCTGCCGCAGCACAGGCTCCCGCGATCACCGAGAGAAGGCGCGGATGGTCGGGAGCGAGCACCGTGATTTCCGTAATCGCATGGAAGGAATGGGTCCGGACCATGGTCGCGAGCCCCTTGCCTGCAATGTCCGCCTCCCGGATGAAATGGGCGTGTCGCACCTGATCCTCCAGCGGCACGGTGAGCAGATACGGCTCGTAGTGCAGCTTGGTGTACATCGCGCGGTCCTTGTCGCTCCAGTCGCCAAGCGCCTTGCTGAGCTGCTCGGCGGCGTACTTGGCGCGATCCTTGCGCGACACCTCCGAAAAGCCACCGGACAGCAGCAGTTCGGTTTCGTAGTAGAGGGTTCGCAGCAGTTGACCCTTCCAGCCATTCCAGACGCCGGGTCCGACGGCCCGAATGTCGCAGACCGTGAGGATCAGCAGCATTTTGAGACGGTCGAGTGATTGCACCTTCTCGGCGAAGTCGCTGATCGTCTTGCGATCATGCATATCCCGGGTCTGCGCAACCATCGACATGGTGAGGTGCTCATCGATGAGCCAGGCTACGAGCTCCGTCTGCTTAGGGCTGAGGCCGAGGCGCGGGCAAAGCTTGCGCGCGACCCGTGCACCGGCGACGGAATGATCCTCCTGTCGCCCCTTGGCGATGTCGTGGAGGAGGACAGCAACGTAGAGCGAGTCCCGATCCTCAACACCGGGCATCAGAGTTGCGGCGAGTGGATGGATGTCTTCAGCCTTCCCTTCGTCGATCTCCGACAGGACTTCGACGGACCGGATCAGGTGTTCATCGACGGTATAGTGATGATACATGTTGAACTGCATCATCGAGACGATCTTGCCGAACTCCGGAATGAAGCGTCCGAGCACACCCGACTCGTTCATCCGCCGCAGGATCTGCCCGGGCTGGCGGCGTGACGTCAACATCGAGAGGAACAGCCGGTTCGCCTCCTCGTTCTCGCGGAAATCGTTGTCGATCAGCGACAGCGAGCGTGTCACGATCTTCAGTGCATCGGGATGGAACTCGAGCCCGTTGATATCCGCCACGTGGAAGAAGCGCATGATCGAAATAGAGTCACGCTTGAAAACGTCCTTATCCGCCAGCGCGATCCGGCCCCTGTCCTCGATGAACTCTATAGTACCGGGTATCTTGCGGGGGCGATTGGCGAAACGACCGAGCATCGCCGTCAACACGGGCGCAGCCTTCGCCTGCTGCTCCTCGAGCGTCGCACAGAATATGCGGGTCAGGTCGCCGACATCCTTGGCGACCAGGAAATAGTGTTTCATGAATCGCTCGACGGCGGAAAGGCCCGGTCGCGGCTGGTAGCCGAGGCTGCGGGCGATTTCCGGCTGCAGGTCGAAGGAGAGACGCTCCTCCGGCTTTCCGGTCAGGAAATGCATGTGGCAGCGCACGGCCCAGAGGAAGTCATCGGCCTTCTGGAAAAGCCGCAGTTCTTGCTTCGAAAGAACGCCGAGCTTGACGAGTTCGCCGGCGTCCCGGACGTGATACTTGTACTTGGCGATCCAGAAGAGCGTCTGCAGGTCGCGCAGACCGCCTTTGCCTTCCTTGACGTTCGGTTCGACGAGGTAGCGGCTGTCACCTGATTTGCGGTGCCGCTCATCGCGTTCGGCGAGCTTGGCTGCGATGAATTCCGGAGCCGTGTCGCGGGTCACGTCGTGATCGAAGCGCTGGTGCAGATCCCGCGCCAGGTCTTCCCGCCCGCAGACGAAGCGTGTCTCAAGGATCGCTGTGCGGATCGTCATGTCCGTCTTCGACAGACGAATGCACTCCTCGATCGTGCGGGTCGCATGCCCGACCTTGAAGCCCATGTCCCAGAGCAGATAGAGCACGAATTCGACCGCCTTGTGCATGTCGGGCGTGAATTTCGCCGGCAGCACGAAAAGCAGGTCGATATCCGATCCCGGCGCAAGCGTACCACGTCCGTAACCGCCGACGGCCGAGACCGCAATCTTCGTCGCATCGCGATATATCTGAGTTGCTGCGCAGTCGAAGATGATAGTGATGATCCGGTCCTGCAGCCAGGAGAGCCGCTGTGCGCAGCGGATACCGCTGCCATCGGCAAAGAGCTGCGCCTTCACTCTTTCGCGCCCTTGAGCACTCGCGGCCCGCAGGATCGGCAGGAGTGCCGAGCGCATCTCCAGCAGTTTCCCGCTATTGGCGCGAACCACCTTCCCGCATTCTTCAGTGAGGGCGGCGACATCGAGGATTTCGCTGAGGTCGAGATCGGACGTGGTCATGTCAGTCGTCAGGCTTTCCCCGGCAGGTCCGCCGTAAGGCTTTCCGGCAATAGATGGTGAGCTGGGCGCAACAGCGCTATAGCGCTTTTCCGCCACCCTTCACAGGCAAATCTAACGTTCAAGACTTGCCAAGTTGTTTCTTGAGTTCGTAGAGCGCATCAAGCGCGGCACGCGGCGTCATATCGTCGAGGTCGAGCGTCCGCAGCGCGTCCTCTACCTTCGAAGGTCCTGATTTCTGGGCTGTTTCCCGCCGCACCGCCACCTGGAACAACGGCAAATCGTCGATGAGCTGACTCGCTGGATTCTTGCGGTCGGCATCCTCGAGGCGGGAGAGCACGTCGCGGGCCCGCGCCACGACAGACGCCGGCAGGCCGGCAAGCCGTGCGACCTGGATACCGTAGGAGCGGTCGGCCGCTCCGGGCCCCACCTCATGCAGGAAAATGACGTCACCGTCCCATTCCTTGACGCGCATGGTGACGTTCGAGAGCCTGTCGAGTTTTTCGGAAAGCGCCGTCAACTCATGGAAATGCGTGGCGAACAGTGCCCGGCAACGGTTGACCTCATGCAGATGCTCGACGGCCGCCCAGGCGATCGAAAGTCCGTCGAAGGTCGCCGTTCCGCGCCCGATTTCATCGAGGATCACAAGCGAGCGGTCGCCGGCCTGGTTGAGGATCGCCGCCGTCTCGACCATCTCGACCATGAAGGTCGAGCGCCCGCGCGCAAGATCGTCCGAGGCGCCGACGCGGGAGAACAGACGGTCGACGACGCCGATATGTGCTGAACCCGCGGGCACGAACGAGCCCATCTGCGCCATGATGGCGATCAGCGCGTTCTGACGCAGGAATGTCGACTTACCGCCCATGTTCGGGCCGGTGAGCAGCCAGATCGCACCGTTGGAACCACTGCCGCTCGGCGACAGATCGCAGTTGTTGGCGATGAACGGACTGAGCGCCTGCCGCCTCAACGCCTGCTCGACGACCGGATGGCGGCCCGCCGTGATCGCGAACATGCGGCTGTCGTCAACGGTCGGGCGGCAGTAACCCTGCTCCTCGGCCAGCGCTGCAAGCCCCGCCGCTACATCGAGCACCGCAAGTGCCCGCGCCGCAGCCTTGATCGGTTCGGCGGCTGCGACGACCCCCGCCGTCATGCGATCGAAGGCCTGCAGCTCGATTTCCAGGGCCTGGCCGGCGGCATTGGCGATCCGGCTTTCGAGATCGGCGAGTTCGGTCGTGGTGAAGCGCATGGCACTCGCCATCGTCTGCCGGTGAATGAAGCGTGACCGTGCCGCGTCGCTGTCGGTCATGGCGCCCGCATTGCCGGCGGAGACCTCGATGAAGTAGCCGAGCACGTTGTTGTGCTTGATCTTCAGCGACCTGATTCCGGTCTCCTCGGCGTACTGGAGCTGCAACCCGGCGATCACCCTCCGCGACTGGTCGCGCAAGGCCCGAACCTCGTCGAGCTCGGCAATTGCTCCTTCGCGCAGGAAGCCGCCGTCGCGTTTCAGCAGCGGCAGGTCGTCGGAAAGCATTGCCGCAAGCAAGTCTTCCAGCGGCGCCGGTAGAAGAACGAGGCTCTCGTAGGCGCCTTCGAGCTCCGCCGGCAGGTCCTGTTTCGAAAGGAGGCCTGCAACGTCACGAGCAACTGCAAGGCCATGACGGACTGCACCCAAATCACGCGGGCCGCCGCGATCAAGCGCCAGTCGGGAGAGCGCCCGAGGCATGTCCGGCACGCGCTTCAGAGCATCGCGCAGGCGGTCAGCAAGGGTGGCCTCGGCGAGCAGAAAAGCGATGGAATCCTGCCGCTCGGCAATCTGCTGAGGATCGGTGAGCGGAGACATCAGCCGCTCGGCGAGCAGACGGGCACCGCCGCCGGTGACGGTCCGGTCGATCGCCTTCAGCAGAGAACCGTTGCGGTCCCCTGAAAGCGTCTTCACGAGTTCCAGGTTGGCGCGCGTTGCAGGATCGATGAAGAGCGTCGACGCGGCACTCTGGCGCTCTGGCAATCCGAGTGGCGGACGCTCTGCAATCTGCGTCTTCTCGACGTAGGCGACGGCGGCGGCCGCCGCCGCCAGCTCGGCCCGTGTAAAGGAACCGAACCCATCAAGCGTGCCGACGCCGAAGAAGCGCGCCAACCGGTTCTCTGCGGTCGCACTGTCGAAGAGCACTGCCGGCTGCGGCACCGCCACCCGACCGAGCACGTCGAAAACGGGCTTGAGCTCGGGATCGAAAAAGATGCTGTCGGGTACGATCAGTTCGCGCGGCTCGATCCGGAGGATGTCGGCGAGCAGACGCGCCTCCTCCGTTTCTGCGAGCTGGAAAACACCGGTCGAAATGTCGATCCAGGCCAAGGCCAGTTGCGGCGAGGCGCCACCCCGGATGCGGGAAAGCGCCATCAGATAATTCGATTCGGATGGCGAGAGCAGCTTCTCTTCAGTCAGCGTGCCCGGCGTGACGAGCCGGACGACGTCGCGACGGACGACCGACTTCGATCCGCGCTTCTTCGCTTCGGCCGGATCTTCGACCTGTTCGCAGACGGCGACGCGAAAGCCGAGAGAGATCAGTTTTTGCAGGTAGTCATCCGCGGCATGCACCGGCACGCCACACATGGGAATCTCCTGCCCCATGTGCTGGCCGCGCTTCGTCAGCGTGATTCCGAGCGCGCGCGAGGCGTCGACGGCATCCTCGAAGAAGAGCTCGTAGAAATCGCCCATGCGGTAGAAAAGCAGCGAATCGGGATTGTTCGCCTTGATCTCGATATACTGCTCCATCATCGGCGTTGCCGATGCACGGCTCTCCTCCGAGACAAGCTCGGCAGCATTCAGGACCTCGGTCGAGGGGGCTCTGTTGATTGTCACGGGCGAACGGTTTTCTTCGAAAAAGAGACGTGCAACAGTAACGGCCTCCGCTCTGCAAAGACAATAACAAAGGTCGGCCGGAACAACGGTCGCCCACAGCTAGGTTCGAGGGAACATGCCTGCATCAGACAAGGCCGACCGCATCAGGACATCCGTCACCGAACAGGAAGCGCTCGATTTCCACGCCCAGGGCCGACCGGGCAAGCTCGAAATCGCACCGACGAAGCCGATGGCGACGCAACGAGATCTCTCGCTTGCCTATTCACCGGGCGTTGCGGTTCCAGTCAAGGCGATCGCCGCCGACCCGGGAACGGCTTACGATTACACGACTCGCGGCAACATGGTGGCCGTCATCACCAACGGCACGGCAATCCTCGGCCTCGGCAATCTCGGCGCGCTCGCGGCCAAGCCGGTGATGGAAGGCAAGTCCGTCCTCTTCAAGCGGTTCGCCGATGTCGATTCCATCGACCTCGAAGTCGACACCGAGAACGTCGACGAATTCATTAATAGCGTCCGCTACCTCGGGCCTTCCTTCGGCGGTATCAACCTCGAGGACATCAAGGCGCCGGACTGCTTCATCATCGAGCAGCGCCTGCGCGAGCTCATGGACATTCCGGTCTTCCACGACGACCAGCATGGCACGGCGATCATCGCCGCAGCCGGGTTGATCAATGCGCTCGAACTCACCGGACGCGATTTCAAGAACACGCGGCTCGTCTGCAACGGCGCGGGCGCGGCGGCGATCGCCTGCATCGAGCTCATCAAGGCCATGGGCTTCAATCCGGAGAACGTCACGCTTTGCGACACCAAGGGCGTGATCTACCAAGGCCGGCCGGAAGGCATGAACCAGTGGAAATCGGCCCATGCCGTAAAGACCGACCGGCGCACGCTCGCCGAAGCGATGGA
It includes:
- a CDS encoding universal stress protein; translated protein: MVSKRLSGLEGHRRKFLAVIDNTPECYRALRYAGRRAKNSNGGLVLLYIIPEGDFQQWLGVEEIMRAEAREEAEATTAKAAQAVRETIGTEPEIVIREGSPAAQINAVIEEDRDIAILVLAAGSTKEGPGPLVSMIAGRGAAFPIPVTVLPDSLSDEEIDALC
- the trpS gene encoding tryptophan--tRNA ligase; amino-acid sequence: MGEFKQLVFSGVQPTGNLHLGNYLGAIRKFVALQESHDCIYCVVDLHAITAQLVHDDLPGQIRSITAAFIAAGIDPKQHIVFNQSQVPQHAELAWIFNCVARIGWMNRMTQFKDKAGKDRENASLGLLAYPSLMAADILVYRATHVPVGDDQKQHLELTRDIAMKFNMDFMQKIRAAGLGTDILVGDEPVHAYFPMVEPMIEGPAPRVMSLKDGTKKMSKSDPSDLSRINLLDDAETISKKIRKAKTDPDALPSEVEGLKGRPEADNLVGIFAALSDRSKADVLKDFGGQQFSVFKPALVDLAVEVLAPVNGEMRRLMDDPAYIDSVLRDGGARAGARAEKTMKEVRDIIGFVQ
- a CDS encoding VOC family protein; its protein translation is MTRSAPRRRLATVALVVDDYDRAKAFYCDVLGFECLADSSLEGDKRWLVVAPKGAAGAALLLARADGEAQTQAIGNQTGGRVGFFLETDDFARDRATFLANGVQFLEEPRREVYGTVAVFADLYGNRWDLIEPAP
- the murJ gene encoding murein biosynthesis integral membrane protein MurJ, translated to MGLVKKFATVGGATLGSRTFGFARETLMAAALGTGPMADVFYAAFRFPNLFRRLFAEGAFNAAFVPLFAKEIEAHGVEGAKRFSEEVFGVLFTVLMLLTIGMELAMPLLVSWIIAPGFADDPEKLSITVRLAAVMFPYLMSMSLTAMMSGMLNSLHHFFAAAVAPIFLNVVMIGALFYALYTGAEPALTAWYLSWSVLAAGVLQLAVVYGGVRHAGISIGLRFPRFTPNVKRLLVLAIPAAVTGGITQINQIIGQAIASGKEGAIAALQYADRIYQLPLGVVGVAVGVVLLPELARALKAGHAKEATYIQNRSIEFVLFLTLPAAAALWVLSDEIIRVLYERGAFTEQNTALVASILAIYGLGLPGFVLIKALQPGFYAREDTRTPMRFTGVSVVINSALAISLFPFIAERGIATAEAAAGWVNTCLLFTTLLRRGDLVWEWALAKRAARLIVASAAMAGVLVYLSDRWSGWLQPETPLLTQVAALGALIAVAMVVYFGLAFAIGGADLGMIRRNLQRGARSSAESPESLSSDGEQ
- a CDS encoding [protein-PII] uridylyltransferase produces the protein MTTSDLDLSEILDVAALTEECGKVVRANSGKLLEMRSALLPILRAASAQGRERVKAQLFADGSGIRCAQRLSWLQDRIITIIFDCAATQIYRDATKIAVSAVGGYGRGTLAPGSDIDLLFVLPAKFTPDMHKAVEFVLYLLWDMGFKVGHATRTIEECIRLSKTDMTIRTAILETRFVCGREDLARDLHQRFDHDVTRDTAPEFIAAKLAERDERHRKSGDSRYLVEPNVKEGKGGLRDLQTLFWIAKYKYHVRDAGELVKLGVLSKQELRLFQKADDFLWAVRCHMHFLTGKPEERLSFDLQPEIARSLGYQPRPGLSAVERFMKHYFLVAKDVGDLTRIFCATLEEQQAKAAPVLTAMLGRFANRPRKIPGTIEFIEDRGRIALADKDVFKRDSISIMRFFHVADINGLEFHPDALKIVTRSLSLIDNDFRENEEANRLFLSMLTSRRQPGQILRRMNESGVLGRFIPEFGKIVSMMQFNMYHHYTVDEHLIRSVEVLSEIDEGKAEDIHPLAATLMPGVEDRDSLYVAVLLHDIAKGRQEDHSVAGARVARKLCPRLGLSPKQTELVAWLIDEHLTMSMVAQTRDMHDRKTISDFAEKVQSLDRLKMLLILTVCDIRAVGPGVWNGWKGQLLRTLYYETELLLSGGFSEVSRKDRAKYAAEQLSKALGDWSDKDRAMYTKLHYEPYLLTVPLEDQVRHAHFIREADIAGKGLATMVRTHSFHAITEITVLAPDHPRLLSVIAGACAAAGANIADAQIYTTSDGRALDTILVNREFPIDEDEMRRAATIGKMIEDVLSGRKRLPEVIATRSKGKKGNKTFPVQPHVTISNTLSNKFTVIEVECLDRIGLLADVTAVLSDLSLDIQSARITTFGEKVIDTFYVTDLIGQKVTNENRQASIVARLKTVMAGQADEFRDNMPSGIIAPQPQKGTVAQKKVRA
- the mutS gene encoding DNA mismatch repair protein MutS produces the protein MMEQYIEIKANNPDSLLFYRMGDFYELFFEDAVDASRALGITLTKRGQHMGQEIPMCGVPVHAADDYLQKLISLGFRVAVCEQVEDPAEAKKRGSKSVVRRDVVRLVTPGTLTEEKLLSPSESNYLMALSRIRGGASPQLALAWIDISTGVFQLAETEEARLLADILRIEPRELIVPDSIFFDPELKPVFDVLGRVAVPQPAVLFDSATAENRLARFFGVGTLDGFGSFTRAELAAAAAAVAYVEKTQIAERPPLGLPERQSAASTLFIDPATRANLELVKTLSGDRNGSLLKAIDRTVTGGGARLLAERLMSPLTDPQQIAERQDSIAFLLAEATLADRLRDALKRVPDMPRALSRLALDRGGPRDLGAVRHGLAVARDVAGLLSKQDLPAELEGAYESLVLLPAPLEDLLAAMLSDDLPLLKRDGGFLREGAIAELDEVRALRDQSRRVIAGLQLQYAEETGIRSLKIKHNNVLGYFIEVSAGNAGAMTDSDAARSRFIHRQTMASAMRFTTTELADLESRIANAAGQALEIELQAFDRMTAGVVAAAEPIKAAARALAVLDVAAGLAALAEEQGYCRPTVDDSRMFAITAGRHPVVEQALRRQALSPFIANNCDLSPSGSGSNGAIWLLTGPNMGGKSTFLRQNALIAIMAQMGSFVPAGSAHIGVVDRLFSRVGASDDLARGRSTFMVEMVETAAILNQAGDRSLVILDEIGRGTATFDGLSIAWAAVEHLHEVNRCRALFATHFHELTALSEKLDRLSNVTMRVKEWDGDVIFLHEVGPGAADRSYGIQVARLAGLPASVVARARDVLSRLEDADRKNPASQLIDDLPLFQVAVRRETAQKSGPSKVEDALRTLDLDDMTPRAALDALYELKKQLGKS